TTGGGTATTTTAGGACTTTCAGTATTGTTTTTGTTGTATAGCAACATGTTCGATTCCGTCCACAAAGTAATTACCGTTATTACCGGATTTTCGTTTGGTGCATCCTCTATTGCATTGTTTGCACGTGTCGGCGGCGGTATTTACACCAAAGCAGCAGATGTTGGCGCTGACCTTGTTGGTAAGGTAGAAGCTGGAATTCCTGAGGATCACCCGCTTAACCCTGCAACCATTGCAGATAACGTTGGCGACAACGTTGGTGACGTAGCCGGGATGGGCGCAGATTTGTTTGAATCTTATGTCGGTTCGATTATTGGAACGATGGTTTTAGGTGCAACCTTTATGGTAAGCTCCAGTTTTATGTCCGCGGATACGTACAATGGGCTTTCTGCTATCCTTTTACCGCTGGCGCTCGCCGCAACCGGCATCGTATTGTCGATAGTCGGTACATTTTTTGTTCGGGTAAAAGAAGGCGGAGATCCGCAAAAAGCATTGAATATGGGTGAGTTCGGATCATCCGCATTGATGGTTGTTGCCGCTTATTTTATCATAACCGGTATGTTGCCGGAAGCATGGGTGCATGAAGGCAAAGAATACACTTCTTTGGGTATTTTTATTGCAACAATTGTCGGTTTGATTGCAGGCATTCTCATTGGTGTCATCACGGAGTATTACACCGGAACCGGCAAAAAACCGGTTATTTCAATTGTTGAACAATCGTTGACCGGATACGCAACCAATATTATTGCCGGACTTGGTGTCGGGATGATTTCGACAGCGCTGCCAATTATTGTTCTTTCAACCTCAATTATTGCAGCTTTTCATTTTGGCGGATTATACGGCATCGCTATTGCGGCAGTCGGGATGCTTTCCAATACCGGTATACAGCTCGCTGTTGATGCATACGGTCCGATTTCGGATAATGCTGGCGGTATTGCCGAAATGTCCGAATTACCAAAAGAAGTTCGCGGTCGCACAGACAAATTGGATGCAGTAGGTAACACAACAGCAGCCATTGGAAAAGGATTTGCGATCGGTTCCGCTGCGCTAACCGCATTGGCGTTGTTCAGCGCATTTATGACCACCGCAAAAATCGATTCTATCGATATTTCCAAAGCAACGGTTATGGCTGGATTATTTCTCGGTGGTATGTTGCCGTTTCTGTTTTCCGCTATGGCAATGAATGCCGTTGGACGTGCTGCTATGGCAATGATTGAAGAAGTTCGACGTCAGTTCAACTCCATCCCGCAATTAAAAGCGGCGTTAAATGTTATGCGGCAAAATGATGGAAAAGATTTTAAAGATTGGTCAAAAGAAGACCAGAAAACATTTGAAGCAGCCGATGGTAAAGCCGAATACGGCAAATGCGTTGAGATTTCAACGGCATCTGCAATTAAGGAAATGGTGGCTCCCGGCTTGATGGCTGTCATCGTTCCTGTGGCCATCGGATTGGGCGGCGGCGCCGAAATGCTCGGTGGATTGCTGGCTGGTGTTACCGTTTCCGGTGTATTGATGGCAATTTTTCAATCCAACGCCGGAGGTGCATGGGATAACGCGAAAAAAATGTTTGAAGAGGGTGTGGAAATCAAAGGGCAGAAGTATTTCAAAGGATCTGATCCGCACAAAGCCGCAGTTGTCGGCGATACGGTAGGCGATCCGTTCAAAGATACATCCGGCCCGTCGTTGAACATCCTCATCAAATTGATGAGCGTGGTAGCGTTGGTTATCGCGCCGTTCCTCGTTTAGAAAAATA
The window above is part of the Calditrichia bacterium genome. Proteins encoded here:
- a CDS encoding sodium-translocating pyrophosphatase gives rise to the protein MNQGLLVYLSLGAGILGLLYTFWRSSWVSKQDVGTDKMRKIASHISEGAMAFLKAEYRVLIIFVVVVAVLLGVSADEQSHPLVAFSFVLGAFCSAMAGFIGMKVATKANVRTTNAARKGLGPALEIAFAGGSVMGMGVVGLGILGLSVLFLLYSNMFDSVHKVITVITGFSFGASSIALFARVGGGIYTKAADVGADLVGKVEAGIPEDHPLNPATIADNVGDNVGDVAGMGADLFESYVGSIIGTMVLGATFMVSSSFMSADTYNGLSAILLPLALAATGIVLSIVGTFFVRVKEGGDPQKALNMGEFGSSALMVVAAYFIITGMLPEAWVHEGKEYTSLGIFIATIVGLIAGILIGVITEYYTGTGKKPVISIVEQSLTGYATNIIAGLGVGMISTALPIIVLSTSIIAAFHFGGLYGIAIAAVGMLSNTGIQLAVDAYGPISDNAGGIAEMSELPKEVRGRTDKLDAVGNTTAAIGKGFAIGSAALTALALFSAFMTTAKIDSIDISKATVMAGLFLGGMLPFLFSAMAMNAVGRAAMAMIEEVRRQFNSIPQLKAALNVMRQNDGKDFKDWSKEDQKTFEAADGKAEYGKCVEISTASAIKEMVAPGLMAVIVPVAIGLGGGAEMLGGLLAGVTVSGVLMAIFQSNAGGAWDNAKKMFEEGVEIKGQKYFKGSDPHKAAVVGDTVGDPFKDTSGPSLNILIKLMSVVALVIAPFLV